A genomic window from Flavobacterium azooxidireducens includes:
- the lipA gene encoding lipoyl synthase: MESVLDSVQPPIGKPKWLRVKLPTGQKYTELRGLVDKYKLNTICTSGSCPNMGECWGEGTATFMILGNICTRSCGFCGVKTGRPETVDWDEPEKVARSIKIMNIKHAVITSVDRDDIKDMGSIIWYETILAIRRMNPETTLETLIPDFQGVERIIDRIIEANPEVVSHNMETVRRLTREVRIQAKYDRSLEVLRYLKEKGIRRTKSGIMLGLGETEEEVIQTMKDLRSVNVDIVTIGQYLQPSKKHLPVKEFITPDQFKKYEEIGKELGFRHVESGALVRSSYHAQKHIL, from the coding sequence ATGGAAAGTGTTTTAGATAGCGTTCAGCCACCAATAGGAAAACCAAAATGGTTGCGGGTAAAACTGCCAACCGGACAAAAATATACCGAACTTCGCGGATTAGTTGACAAGTACAAATTAAACACCATTTGTACCTCCGGAAGTTGCCCGAACATGGGCGAATGTTGGGGCGAAGGAACTGCTACCTTCATGATTTTAGGTAACATTTGTACACGTTCGTGCGGATTTTGTGGTGTAAAAACCGGAAGACCGGAAACAGTAGATTGGGATGAACCTGAAAAAGTGGCTCGTTCTATCAAAATCATGAACATTAAGCATGCTGTAATTACGAGTGTAGATCGTGACGATATCAAAGATATGGGTTCTATTATTTGGTATGAAACGATTCTGGCCATCAGAAGAATGAATCCGGAGACCACTTTAGAAACACTAATTCCTGATTTTCAAGGTGTGGAAAGAATCATCGATAGAATTATTGAAGCCAATCCTGAAGTTGTTTCTCACAATATGGAAACCGTTCGCAGATTGACTCGTGAAGTACGAATTCAAGCAAAATATGACCGTAGTTTAGAAGTTTTGCGTTACCTGAAAGAAAAAGGCATCCGCAGAACCAAATCCGGAATTATGTTAGGATTAGGCGAAACGGAAGAAGAAGTAATTCAAACTATGAAAGACCTTCGTTCTGTTAATGTTGATATTGTTACGATTGGACAATACCTTCAACCAAGCAAAAAACATTTACCTGTAAAAGAATTCATCACACCGGATCAATTTAAAAAATACGAAGAAATCGGAAAAGAACTTGGTTTCCGTCATGTAGAAAGTGGTGCGTTGGTGCGATCTTCTTATCATGCTCAAAAACATATACTTTAA
- a CDS encoding RNA polymerase sigma factor: MEIKKIIEKATNGDQVAFTSLLDMYWNEVYGFMLKRTENETDAEDITIETFAKAFDKIANYNPEFQFNTWLIAIAKNVHIDMLRKKKISLFVDITDEEDHQAYNVADTTPSAEDKLITEQNLSRLLEFIKELKPHYQEVIQLRYFQEMSYQEIAEQLNEPLSNVKVKLLRAKKLLAEIIQGR; encoded by the coding sequence TTGGAAATAAAAAAAATCATAGAAAAAGCCACGAATGGTGATCAAGTTGCCTTTACTTCCCTTTTGGATATGTATTGGAACGAAGTCTATGGTTTTATGCTCAAAAGAACAGAGAATGAAACGGATGCAGAAGATATTACCATCGAAACCTTTGCAAAAGCTTTTGACAAAATAGCCAACTACAATCCGGAATTTCAATTCAACACATGGCTCATTGCGATTGCCAAAAATGTACATATTGATATGCTTCGCAAAAAGAAAATTTCGCTTTTTGTAGACATTACGGACGAAGAAGACCATCAAGCATATAATGTGGCAGATACAACGCCATCGGCGGAAGACAAATTGATTACTGAACAAAATTTGTCTCGCTTATTAGAATTCATAAAAGAATTAAAACCTCATTATCAAGAAGTTATTCAGCTTCGCTACTTTCAGGAAATGAGTTATCAGGAAATTGCAGAACAATTAAACGAACCTTTGAGTAACGTAAAAGTTAAACTTCTTCGAGCCAAAAAATTGTTAGCTGAAATCATTCAAGGTAGATAA